AGAAATCTCCTTTTGGATTGTTGACCTTTTGACGTATGTATGCATCTAACCTACCCTAatactgtctgtcagtctaacTCTCCCCTCTTCCTTTAATGCTGCCAATAGAGGCTATCAAGTGCTTAAACGCAGCTGTTGATATATACACAGACATGGTAAGACAGACGCTCACAGACGGGGACATGCATGGCCAGAACCATATAATACATTGTCATGGTTCATCATCATCAGTGTTCTATGAATGACCGATTTATTTTCCTTGTCACAATTTATCCTTTTGGCTGTAGTTGTAAAACTGTTCTGATAATGCAGGTTCTGCAATTTCATTCCAATGCTATCCTCTCAATGGCACCCTCCCTATAGTATAGCCCAGCCCCCTTGAAGATGCTCCTCTCTGTTTCAAGAGGGTGATGTATTGAGTGGAGTAGCTAACTAAGGCCATTTCAAATGCAACATTTGTATTGTGACGCAGGCTAAATTTTGAAGTACTTGGCTTCTCTGTAAAGCCAGTTTAGTAATGATTTCTCTCCTCTATCTAAAGCCACTTAGTAacgatcagggtccagagtattTCCTGGTCTGGTCACGTAGTAAGGTAAAACTCCCAGCCCCAGTATTGATTCCTGTCCTGTGTTTGGCTCATCCAGGGAAGGTTCACCATCGCAGCCAAACACCACATCACCATCGCAGAGATCTACGAGTCAGAACTGGTGGATATAGAGAAGGTGCGTTTTgaatgtgtttgtgcgtgtgtgtcgtCGTATATGGTTATTGGACTAGTAAGGTGTCTGAAGACTTGGAATAGTTTATCAATTTCTCGCCGTCTCATTTCCTTATTGGTTTACATTAGAAAGGAAATTCTATTATTTTGCCTTTTCTGGACCTCTACTCAGTGTTTTGGTTCCCCTTCCCCCTGGTCCTGCTCTAGGCCATCGCCCACTATGAGCAGGCAGCAGACTACTACAAAGGAGAGGAGTCCAACAGTTCTGCAAACAAGTGTCTACTGAAGGTGGGGGCCTATGCCGCTCAGTTGGAACAGTACGCAAAGGCCATCGAGATCTacgaacaggtgtgtgtgtgtatgtcacctCGGCATGCTTGTGGGTGCACGTGTGTCTGGACAGAAACTGATTTGTATATCAATGGTTTCCCAATGAGATGAATTGATGAACCCAGTGACTTGACAGTGTTCGTGTGTGTTACCAGGTTGGATCCAGCACCATGGATAACCCCCTGCTGAAATACAGCGCCAAAGAGTACTTCTTCAAAGCCTCTCTGTGTCACTTCATCGTGGATGAACTTAACGCCAAAGTCAGTCAGCAGCATCATGTCACCTAGACCATAGGGGTTCAGCGCTGTTCTGATTTTTAAATGAAGCAGTACTCTGACTTAGTGCTTTGTATGAAGGAaaactacattttttaaaatttatttcTGCAGCTTGCTGTTGAGAAGTACGAAGAGATGTTCCCAGCTTTCTCTGACTCAAGAGAGTGCAAGCTGTTGAAGGTATGTCACTGACCCCATCTAAAGCCTTCGATTTGTTAATTGTATCCCTTTATGGTGTTGATTGTGGTAATATATTAAAGTTATATTGTGCAGTTCACTAGATCTCAAAGCGCTTACGTCATCCACTAATGTGTAGCACCTGCACAACAGCCATTTTGCAGAAGCAATCTGACAAGCTACTGTAAATCACTGTTTTACAGAAACTCCTGGATGCTCATGAGGAACAGAACTGTGAAGCTTTCACAGAAGCAGTAAGTCTAAATGGCTCATTGATTCACAGGGCTGGCTGCTTTTTCCCTTTGAAATAAATGTAGGTCTGATGTCGTTGCCTACCATTGGATTGTTGAAAGCCATTGACTCCAGTACATGGCATTCACAAATGCAGTCATGCCAGATCAGTCATTATTTAAGGAAAAAAAGCATGGATTCCTTTTTAGTATTTGAAGAGATGCTTAGATTGAGTCTTATTCCCTTTCAACCTCCCTCAGATTAAAGAGTTTGACTCCATCTCTCGTCTGGACCAATGGCAGACCACCATGCTGCTGCGCATCAAGAAGACCATCCAAGGGGACGAGGGAGACCTGAAGTGAGACCACGACAGGGGGAACACAGCAGCGCGGGACGCACACATGGCATGCTACCCCTCTCCACTACTTCACCCCTTACTCATCCCATATTGTTTTTGTGCAATGACTCAGTCCAGGTTCTTACATACAGAATGTCCAGGCAGTTAAAGCCGCTGCAATGTCTAGGCCAGGGGTCTGACTTTTAGGGAGGGATTTGAGGTTTTGGTCAGCTAAAATTAGTTTAATTTagtaaatctgttcccaagtattgcCACAAATAAAATAGAGATATGCGATCGTGTATCAATGTAATGAAGGTGTGAAAttattgtatttgaaaataatctCTTTTTGGATCCTCTTTCTGGAGGATGGATCTGATACATTTCCTGTTTAGTGGTGAGTAAACTTCTGAGAAGGCCAGAGAGGCATTCTAATACTAAGGCATTGATCACTGATGTTAGTATGGAGCGCACAAACACTGCATGATTTGTACAGTTGTAATTCATTATTCTATTAGGTTCAACAGATGTGACTTCATCTAGAAATtagtattttaaatatatatatttctattgtCTTTGCTTGGCTTCCAACAGAAAAGTCTTAGAAGGGAAATGTCCATTACTTATATCATAAATGGTTCTTGTAAACAAAGGTATTCCTGCCTGAGATGACAATGAATTGTTTCATATTTAAAAAATCTTATTCTTGAAATGGACAATTGATACAAATACAGTTTATTTACAATCAAGACATGGCCAGAAAGTATATTTTGCTTAGTTGGTATTTTTTCCATATTTCTTATTCTGTATTATGAGGTTAGACACAATCTGCCTATGTGAGGCGACTTCCTAATTCTGCttgtaaattattatttttttaacgcAGAGCTAAGAAAAAAGCTAAGAAAATCCCTTGCCCTCTTGTAAGCGCAGTTTCACTTCTAATCTCCAGCTTGTTCTTTCATTGTCACTCATGTTGATGTACTATGTGTAGTGAAGTTGTAACCATGTTGGTGTATGCTAGTGCATCCTCTTGCTGGCAACTAGCAGAGCTGCATTTCTTTGTGTATAGGTAATAGTGTTGTACAACATTTCCTAGTAGTGATGAACTGCAGCAAGGTTTCTACTGAGTGCCCCACAACGTAGGGGGCAGTCAGCCTGCATATTAAGCTTCTTTCAGATGGAATGGTGCTCTTTTTATTTGGTCTGTATCTGATAATTAACTAAATAAAATCATTATCATTCTGTGGGTCTCTACTGCTATTGCTGTTTGTCAAACTTAAGTCTACACAATTTGAATATGATATGTGCTTGTATTAGTGATAACGTTAGGAGTAAATGTCAAACATGTTACACAAAAGAAACCATGAATTAAGCATACTTAGGCAGAGTTTCTGATTGCGGGTTATAGACCTTACAGATTTTTCCGATCAAGCCAACATATGCTGCGTCAACCGTGAATGGGATCtctgccactcaaggacatttggaGACttttcccaaagccactcctgcgttgtctttgctgtgttcttagggttgttgtcctgttggaaggtgaaccttcgccccagtctgaggtcctgagtgctctggagcaggttatcatcaaggatatctctgtactttccGCTGTTcattttccctcgatcctgactagtctcccagtccctgccgctgaaaaacagctccacagcatgatgcttccaccaccatgcttcaccgtagggatggtgtcaggtttccttcagacgtgatgcttggcattcaggccaatgagttccatcagaccagagaatcttgtttctcatagtctaggagtctttaggtgccttttggcaatctccaatctctggccactctaccataaaggcctgattggtggagtgctgcagagatggttgtccttctggaaggttccaaggcccttttccccccccaactgctcagtttggccaggcaaccAGCTATGAAGAgtctttggtggttccaaacttcttccatttaagaataatggaggacactgttcttggggaccttcaactctgcagaattgttttggtacccttccccagatctgtgcattgtcacaatcctgtctcggagctctacggacaattccttcaacctcatggcttggtttttgctctgacatgtctATAAAAGGCTCCACAATTGATATTGCAAGTGTGTgcgtttccaaatcatgtccaatcaattgaattgaccacaggtggactcccatcaagttgtagaaacatctcaaggatgatcaatggaaacaggatgcacctgagctcaattttgagtctcaaggtatgttttttatatttaatacagaTCGATTTTTATGGAGATGTATTTATGCTGATTTGATTTCCACGGGGCAACGGAAATTGATTCAAGGGGTTAATGGCAGTACAATATCGGAACCTTTTCATATAACTGACGACAGACTTTTCTCCTAAAAGCCCACTAAGCAGTACAGAGACACTATTCAAATGTGTGCAGACTTGTTACAACTTCACTAACTGAATTTGTCCGTCTGTGACCAAGAGAAAGTGCTCGTTTCAATTCTATGAAATGACtcagtatttttttttatgtcGGAAGCTCTAAATCCAGCTGAGAATATCACGTCGAGATGAAACCACAACTGTTGGGCTCGCTagacccctcaaactcaactggacctcaaagccagttccactgttttctttcattattcccctctaatcagggactgatttagacctaggACACCGGGTGTatgcaattcattatcaggtagaacagaaaaccagcaggctccgaaATGTGGCAAGTCCGTTCTGCTGAGAGTGGTAGCGGAGTGCACAGATGGAGCTTTCGGGCACTGGACCCTACGACGTTCACATATGGCTTTGTACACCAAAATGTCAGTTGGAACCTGTCCAGAACGGCTCAATATTTTAGAGGTTAAAAGCCGCAATACCTATAACCCACAATCAGATTCAATCCCAGCCTTAGTTTCAAAGAGACAACCCCATAACTTTTCGTCAACAGAGTAGAGGACAAACACAAAATATGAATTCAGACCCAATAAATAGACAAATAGTCCCTtccatatgtatttggacagtgaagctacacatgttaatttggctctatactccagcatatttggatttgagatcaaatgtctCATATGAGgcaacagtacagaatgtcaccttttatttgagggtattttaatacaGTTTATGTTCTGTTTTGCCTGATAGGAACTGAATGGTGAATGGAGTAATTGTACTTCTAAGTGAGTAGATAAGATGTTTCACAACACTTCAAAATGAATCCTGATAATGACATGATTAACAACAATCATGAATGAATAATGACGAGTGAGAAGGTGACAGAACATGCTGACCTCACCATTAACATTGGAGTTtagcattttgtgtgtgtgtgtgtgtgggggggggggtgtatgatctttgtgcctctgacTTTCTCACtcgtcattattcacgattcatttatggattatccataatcatggtagcatccacattaacgtAGAAAAAAAACCatccttatttacaataaaagttactccaaaatgacaatacacCGTTCCCCATTCAGTTCATTGGtcaaaacataacccaaaacaaactgcaaatgcatccaatgagtttgtagagtcacaagcttaacGTAGTCATTGTGTACTACAAATATGGGACCAAACACGACACTTTTGACaattttaatacactataagtgaatgtgtccaaatacttatgacttcttcaaatggggtgGACGAGAGTCAGTGGTGCCAGGGAAACAGCCTCtgcctcaatgtcagcaaaaccaATGAGCtgattatggactacaggaaacaaggGGAGGAGCACGCCACTATTGTCATGGACcgggctgcagtggagaaggGTAAAAAGCTTCCAAGTTCCTCAGCGTGCACATCACAGAGGACCGGACATGATCCAATCACACCCCCGCCGTGGTTTAGCAgcagcgtctcttcaacctcaggcacCTGAAGAAATTCAGCATGGGCCGGCCCTAGGATCCTAAAGAAGTTGGAACAATCGAGAGCCTCTTGAACGGCTGCAtcgccgcctggtacggcaaccgcACCGCCCTCAACTGGAAGGCCCGACCGAGGGTGGTGCGGACGGCCTAATGAATAACTGAGGGCGGGCTccttgccctccaggacatctacaccagCCGGTGTGTTAGGAAGGCCCAAAAGATCTTTAAGGACTCCAGTCACCCGAGTCCATGGACTGTTCACTGTTACCATCTGGCAAGTAGTATCTGAGTATTGGGTCTCGGACAAACAGACTCagagacagcttctaccaccaggcCACCAGACTGCAAAAAATATAAACCTAGCAGACTCCCTGCACAgatctgcaccttagagactatttgCATTAGGCACCTTAGAAATGATTTGCACCGACAACACACATATTCAACCCTTACACACAAacacccataaacacacacacaagcactgaGCTCACACACTCAATGCTGCTGTTCTAGATTCCACAACCTACTTTATATTTGAAAATAGTGTAAATCCAGTCCATTATTACTATGCATATTACCTCTGCTACTTGTTATTTTCTACTTGACTCGTCACTGTTATTGTTGATCGATGTACTGCATTGAGGGAGCTAGCgcaaacatttcactgcaccttgtATACCAGCTGTAaactgtatgtgacaaatacatttgatttgatttcgatACAGCGCTTTCATTTTGTAAACAGAAAAAAGGTAGTGTTCTGTTGTCCCCTCGTATGATACATTTgacctcaaatccaaaatgcttgaGCATAGAGCCAAATTAAAGGAATTATCTTCAATGCCCAAATACATATGGAAGGGAATGTACATTGAAATACATGCCAACCTACACCACAGTGTCTTCAGTGGACACCTCCAGGTCTTCCACAGTACCAATGTCCTCTGGTACACTGTGTTGTTCCTCATTCGAGACAGCAGCGCTctgtgtctcagtctccagtTCTGATGTCTGCACTGTAACACACTCAGAGATAGGGGCACACTCTGAAACTGCCTCCTCAGGATCCGTAATGGCCGTCATATCTGAACCAGGCCCAGCCTCCAAATCTGGAGCCAAGATGGTCTGCGACACCGCAGTTTCCAGAACACACGGAGTCGAAAGAGTGGTCTCTGAAACTGGGGCAAATATGGCCCCTGAAACAGtgactgggacagagacagacacagtctGGACAGGGAGGACACCAGTGGAGGACGAGGACACAGAGATGGAGGACATAGAGACAGGGATAGTAAAAGGGACAGAGACAGTGGATCCGTCCAGAGAGATGACGCTGGCCCCGGTGCCGTCTGTGGTGACCATGGGTAGCTGGGTCCCGGCCGGCATCTCTGTCTGGATGACCGTGAACCCACCCAGGGTGGTGTGGCTGACCAGGGCGATGGTCCCTGGGTCGCCCCAGCTGGCTGAGAGAGTGATGGGATCGCCGGGAACCAATATGGTCCCCTCCTGGAGCCTACCTCCAACTCCACTATCCCCTTCCACCTCCCGAACCACCGTCTCGATTTTAACCTTTCTACCGAGGCTTCTGGGTTTCTTAGTCTTTTTCTCCATGTTGTCCTTGAGGACCACCAGGTAGTTCTTCCACGGAGTGTTTTGGTCGTGAGTCTGTGGAATAAAGTGCACAGCT
The window above is part of the Salmo salar chromosome ssa15, Ssal_v3.1, whole genome shotgun sequence genome. Proteins encoded here:
- the LOC106571745 gene encoding beta-soluble NSF attachment protein isoform X1; this translates as MDNSGKEKEAIQLMADADKKVKTSGSFLGGMFGGPHKVEEACEMYCRAANMFKMAKNWNAAGNAFCQAARIHMQLQNKHDSATSFIDAGNAFKKADPSEAIKCLNAAVDIYTDMGRFTIAAKHHITIAEIYESELVDIEKAIAHYEQAADYYKGEESNSSANKCLLKVGAYAAQLEQYAKAIEIYEQVGSSTMDNPLLKYSAKEYFFKASLCHFIVDELNAKLAVEKYEEMFPAFSDSRECKLLKKLLDAHEEQNCEAFTEAIKEFDSISRLDQWQTTMLLRIKKTIQGDEGDLK
- the LOC106571745 gene encoding beta-soluble NSF attachment protein isoform X2, with product MLYEDHIRLSGPHKVEEACEMYCRAANMFKMAKNWNAAGNAFCQAARIHMQLQNKHDSATSFIDAGNAFKKADPSEAIKCLNAAVDIYTDMGRFTIAAKHHITIAEIYESELVDIEKAIAHYEQAADYYKGEESNSSANKCLLKVGAYAAQLEQYAKAIEIYEQVGSSTMDNPLLKYSAKEYFFKASLCHFIVDELNAKLAVEKYEEMFPAFSDSRECKLLKKLLDAHEEQNCEAFTEAIKEFDSISRLDQWQTTMLLRIKKTIQGDEGDLK
- the LOC106571745 gene encoding beta-soluble NSF attachment protein isoform X3 yields the protein MPSARRPGSTCSSRTNTTRPPASSMQETLSKRQTPAGRFTIAAKHHITIAEIYESELVDIEKAIAHYEQAADYYKGEESNSSANKCLLKVGAYAAQLEQYAKAIEIYEQVGSSTMDNPLLKYSAKEYFFKASLCHFIVDELNAKLAVEKYEEMFPAFSDSRECKLLKKLLDAHEEQNCEAFTEAIKEFDSISRLDQWQTTMLLRIKKTIQGDEGDLK